One segment of Cutaneotrichosporon cavernicola HIS019 DNA, chromosome: 4 DNA contains the following:
- a CDS encoding uncharacterized protein (Oxysterol-binding protein), with amino-acid sequence MLLGKKKDKDDDAIAGLPTDDDPASQAFLDDTGKPATLPEMGNGGEESKMRVLLGLLKKLVGVKDVANLRLSLPASLLEPIPNLEYWQYADRADVFAAIGDASDDFERMLAVLRFVFSKDLKFIRARLGKTYNSALGEHFRCAWRVPSLVLDKDTGAPIVRTHIHVPLPNEPAYGGAGGSGWTTPVLRPQDGGKDSETSSIRSAASNMKSPASKLKRNDSYQSFDMNSIRQVIPGPGEEVVSLRDPDAGVREEEKVTVVFLSEQTSHHPPVSAAYYYCPEKGIEAVCVDQIIARVSFPSVRLGPGPQNKGLFVRILRDGPGKGEEYQITHPDAQVNGILKGSYYGTMSDVISVTCRGGSAKTRLRVLVEYKEESWIGRPRFALEGVIYRYDEGDVNAESWTKVKQVPSDKVVGHIEGNWMKTIKYRRKGEKEWKILLNLDELALIPKLVRPLEEQEGHESRQLWEPVTSNLLSKNWGEATKQKQVIEQKQRDIAAQLKADGKVHEPRFFSRDYEDGRPALTDAGHQVVRDEIERVRVH; translated from the exons ATGCTCCTaggcaagaagaaggacaaggacgacgacgcgatcgCTGGCCTGCCCACAGACGATGATCCAG CGTCGCAGGCGTTCCTCGATGATACGGGGAAACCGGCAACCCTGCCCGAGATGGgcaacggcggcgaggagagcaagATGCGCGTCCTACTGGGTCTGCTTAAAAA actCGTCGGCGTAAAGGACGTCGCCAACCT GCGCCTCTCCTTGCCCGCTTCACTCCTCGAGCCCATCCCCAACCTCGAGTACTGGCAGTACGCCGATCGGGCTGATGTTTTCGCAGC CATTGGCGACGCGAGCGACGACTTTGAGCGCATGCTTGCAGTGCTGCGCTTCGTCTTTTCCAAGGACCTCAAGTTTATCCGCGCCCGTCTTGGCAAGACGTACAACTCGGCCCTGGGTGAACACTTCCGCTGCGCGTGGAGAGTCCCGTCGCTCGTGCTGGACAAGGACACTGGCGCGCCAATCGTCCGCACTCACATCCACGTCCCGCTACCCAACGAGCCCGCGTACGGCGGCGCAGGTGGATCGGGATGGACGACGCCCGTTCTGCGCCCACAGGATGGCGGCAAGGACTCTGAAACCTCGAGCATTcgctcggcagcgtcgaACATGAAGAGCCCAGCGTCCAAGCTGAAGCGGAATGACTCGTACCAGAGCTTCGATATGAACTCGATTCGACAGGTGATCCCCGGTCctggtgaggaggtggtgagcttgcgcgaccccgacgccggcgtccGCGAAGAAGAAAAGGTGACGGTCGTGTTCCTCAGCGAGCAGACGAGCCACCACCCGCCCGTCAGTGCCGCATACTACTACTGCCCTGAGAAGGGCATTGAGGCTGTGTGCGTCGACCAGATCATCGCCAGGGTGTCATTCCCAT CGGTGCGCCTCGGCCCCGGGCCGCAGAACAAGGGCCTCTTCGTCCGCATCTTGCGCGACGGTCcgggcaagggcgaggagtACCAGATCACGCACCCGGATGCCCAAGTAAACGGTATTCTCAAGGGGTCGTACTACGGCACCATGAGCGACGTGATCTCAGTGACGTGTCGCGGCGGCAGTGCCAAGACGAGATTGCGAGTCTTGGTAGAAtacaaggaggag TCTTGGATCGGGAGGCCGCGCTTCGCGCTGGAAGGCGTCATCTACCGTTacgacgagggtgacgtGAACGCCGAGTCGTGGACAAAGGTCAAGCAGGTGCCAAGCGACAAGGTTGTCGGCCACATCGAGGGCAACTGGATGAAGACGATCAAGTACCGGCGCAAGGGGGAGAAG GAATGGAAGATCCTGCTCAATCTCGACGAGTTGGCCCTCATCCCCAAACTCGTACGCCCGcttgaggagcaggagggcCACGAGTCGCGGCAGCTGTGGGAGCCCGTCACCAGCAACCTGCTTTCCAAGAACTGGGGCGAGGCAACCAAGCAAAAACAGGTCATTGAGCAGAAGCAGCGCGACATTGCAGCCCAGCTCAAGGCGGATGGCAAGGT GCACGAGCCTCGATTCTTCTCGCGCGACTATGAGGATGGGCGGCCTGCACTGACGGATGCGGGGCATCAGGTTGTCCGGGACGAGATTGAGCGTGTTCGGGTGCATTGA
- a CDS encoding uncharacterized protein (Belongs to the class-III pyridoxal-phosphate-dependent aminotransferase family): MPAPNANLSALLSANKKHITPALGHLHDHIIVKGEGAKVWDEEDKEYIDFTAGIGVTNLGHSHPAVTAAVINQVQQVQHVQCSIAYSVPYLQLVENLLPIMPDKSLDTFFFWNSGAEAIEFAIKMTKRSTQRPNIICMQGGYHGRTYAASSITRSKTIYTLGSHTMGGVYATPFPYWHSLGVSPDTPEEELVAMAKTQLELLIKQQVAPSDVAAIFCEPVIGEGGYVPAPASWLRFLREFTTKHGMLLVIDEVQTGFGRTGKMWYSEHVEGFVPDVITFAKGLANGFPLSGIASRREIMEKQEPGTIGGTYAGNPVACAAAVAVTEVFKTQPILENVNARSAQLFETLNALKASPKTGNLIADVRGKGLMVAIEFRTDDELTLKGSTGPVPKDIGKRVQKKIIDQGIFVLTTSCFDTMRFIPPLVITEEEMATACKAITTAVEEVAREG, encoded by the exons ATGCCCGCCCCCAACGCCAAcctctccgccctcctctcggCCAACAAGAAGCACATCACCCCTGCGCTCGGCCACCTTCACGACCACATCAtcgtcaagggcgagggagcAAAGGTctgggacgaggaggacaaggagtACATCGACTTTACCGCTGGTATTGGCGtcaccaacctcggccA ctcgcACCccgccgtcaccgccgCTGTCATCAACCAGGTCCAGCAGGTCCAGCATGTCCAGTGCTCGATCGCCTACTCGGTGCCCTACCTCCAGCTCGTTGAGaacctcctccccatcaTGCCGGACAAGAGCCTCGacaccttcttcttctggAACtctggcgccgaggccattGAGTTTGCCATCAAGATGACCAAGCGCTCCACTCAGCGCCCCAACATCATCTGCATGCAGGGCGGCTACCACGGCCGCACCTACGCTGCCTCGTCCATCACCCGCTCCAAGACCATCTACACCCTCGGCTCGCACACCATGGGCGGCGTCTACGCCACCCCCTTCCCCTACTGGCACTCGCTCGGTGTCTCGCCCGACACtcccgaggaggagcttgtcgccatggccaagacccagctcgagcttctCATCAAGCAGCAGGTCGCTCCCTCGGACGTTGCCGCCATCTTCTGCGAGCCCGTGATCGGTGAGGGCGGTTACGTTCCCGCTCCCGCTTCGTGGCTCCGCTTCCTCCGCGAGTTCACCACCAAGCACGgcatgctcctcgtcattgACGAGGTCCAGACCGGCTTCGGCCGTACCGGCAAGATGTGGTACTCGGAGCACGTCGAGGGCTTTGTTCCCGATGTCATCACCTTTGCCAAGGGTCTCGCCAACGGTTTCCCCCTCTCTGGTATTGCGTCCCGCCGTGAGATCATGGAGAAGCAGGAGCCCGGCACTATCGGCGGCACCTACGCAGGTAACCCCGTTGCCTGTgctgccgccgtcgccgtcaccgaggTGTTCAAGACTCAGCCCATCCTCGAGAATGTCAACGCCCGCTCGGCCCAGCTCTTCGAGACCCTCAACGCCCTCAAGGCGTCGCCCAAGACCGGCAACCTCATCGCCGACGTTCGCGGCAAGGGTCTCATGGTCGCCATCGAGTTCcgcaccgacgacgagctcaccCTCAAGGGCTCGACTGGCCCTGTCCCCAAGGACATTGGCAAGCGCGTCCAGAAGAAGATTATCGACCAGGGCATCTTTGTCCTCACCACTTCGTGCTTTGACACCATGCGCTTCATCCCCCCTCTTGTCATtaccgaggaggagatggctACCGCTTGCAAGGCCATCACCACtgccgttgaggaggtcgccCGTGAGGGTTAA
- a CDS encoding uncharacterized protein (spliceosomal snRNP assembly): MSRPAQPELKKFMDRRLYIHLQGGRAVSGILRGFDIFLNLVLDQAYEELGGGQRKNAGMVVIRGNSVSSMELLDSMRQ, translated from the exons ATGTCGCGTCCTGCCCAGCCCGAGCTTAAGA AATTCATGGACCGCCGCCTGTACATCCACCTGCAGGGTGGGCGGGCCGTGTCGGGCATCCTGCGCGGTTTCGACAtcttcctcaacctcgtccttgaccaGGCGTATGAGGAGCTTGGGGGCGGCCAGCGCAAGAATGCTGGGATGGTG gtcaTCCGTGGCAACTCGGTGAGCAGTATGGAACTGCTCGACAGCATGCGGCAATAG
- a CDS encoding uncharacterized protein (e3 binding domain) codes for MSRIATRLLSVAPRPRVHALPLLRAPYTGVAATVTPRISPLSSLTSPSRPAAVPQPPAGQRSFGASASQGVPFHFKLADIGEGITQVEVIKWNVEVGATVEEFDPLCEVQSDKAVVEITAPYAGTVSQLGPPAGAMLKVGSTLCILDTTEDHGQEQEVEVAEYVEEAAPEPTPAPTPAPAAPAPAAAAPSQEASSNAAAPKFAPKAHPLSDTAVRFEGEASVLPQAPKPVYEIPDHVEARVDGNLARGRRVLTSPAVRAHAGRLGIELEHVTPSGPGGRVTKEDVERYAASGSSSPAAAAPVAPAAAAPRAKAPAPKAAPVAVHADRGEATERMEMGRTRKVMYRAMGSMGDVPHFGYHHTLDLTNLLPLMKAANAKVPETKGYLASDVPPSYVNPAPLPERTKTSVLAFLVKAMALALEEHPIMRSRVKEADEQRWLEVSRDANIGIAVSDPKLGLLTPSLSGLDPSAPVSAVNDALNELRARAARPGPLPHVTISSVGPLGESVAANPVLPLGGGLAIAAVGRAAWQVEWALRNGNGPSPSSVWNLDPSQVEAGGTRAVLKCPVSWSGDHRVLEGAELIAFTETWKRFVEQPWLWLEV; via the exons ATGTCTAGAATCGCGACTCGTCTGCTCAGCGTCGCCCCACGCCCTCGCGTGCACGcactccccctcctccgcgcgcCTTACACCGGCGTCGCGGCCACCGTTACCCCCCGCATCTCCCCTCTTTCCTCCCTCACATCTCCCTCCCGTCCCGCCGCCGTTCCCCAGCCACCCGCAGGCCAGAGGTCGTTCGGCGCATCCGCATCCCAGGGCGTCCCGTTCCACTTCAAGCTCGCAGATATCGGCGAGGGTATCACTCAGGTCGAGGTGATCAAGTGGAATGTTGAGGTTGGCGCCACTGTCGAGGAGTTTGACCCCCTGTGCGAGGTTCAGAGTGACAAGGCTGT CGTCGAGATCACAGCACCCTACGCCGGTACAGTGTCGCAGCTCGGCCCTCCCGCCGGCGCCATGCTCAAGGTCGGCAGCACGCTCTGCATTCTCGACACCACTGAGGACCACGGacaggagcaggaggtcgaggtcgcagagtacgtcgaggaggctgcgcCTGAACCTACCCCCGCACCTACCCCCGCACCtgccgctcccgctcccgctgccgctgctCCGTCGCAGGAGGCTTCGTCGAACGCTGCTGCTCCCAAGTTTGCACCAAAGGCCCACCCGCTCAGCGACACGGCAGTTCGCTTTGAGGGCGAGGCTAGCGTTCTCCCCCAGGCCCCCAAGCCCGTATACGAAATCCCCGACcacgtcgaggcgcgcgtgGACGGCAACCTCGCCCGTGGACGCAGGGTTCTCACCTCGCCCGCTGTTCGCGCCCACGCTGGCCGCCTCGGtatcgagctcgagcacgtcACCCCCTCGGGACCTGGTGGCCGCGtgaccaaggaggacgtTGAGCGGTACGCCGCCTCGGGCTCTTCTTCCcctgccgctgccgccccTGTCGCCCctgccgctgctgctcctcgcgccAAGGCTCCCGCGCCCAAGGCCGCCCCCGTCGCTGTCCACGCCGACCGCGGAGAGGCAACCGAGCGCATGGAGATGGGCCGTACCCGCAAGGTCATGTACCGTGCCATGGGAAGCATGGGCGACGTCCCCCACTTTGGCTACCACCACACTCTGGacctcaccaacctccttcccctcatGAAGGCTGCCAACGCAAAGGTCCCCGAGACCAAGGGATACCTCGCCTCGGACGTGCCTCCTTCGTACGTCAACCCCGCGCCCCTCCCCGAGCGGACCAAGACGTCGgtcctcgccttcctgGTCAAGGCGATggcgctcgccctcgaggagcaccCGATCATGCGTTCGCGTGTCAAGGAGGCAGACGAGCAGCGCTGGCTTGAAGtctcgcgcgacgccaacATTGGCATTGCAGTCTCGGACCccaagctcggccttctcaccccctccctctcggGTCTTGACCCCTCGGCTCCAGTCTCGGCCGTCAACGACGCACTGAACGAGCTTCGTGCCCGCGCAGCCCGTCCCGGTCCTCTCCCTCACGTTACCATCTCCTCTGTCGGGCCGCTTGGCGAGAGCGTGGCCGCCAACCCCGTCCTCCCGCTTGGTGGCGGTCTGGCGATCGCGGCAGTCGGCCGCGCAGCATGGCAGGTCGAGTGGGCGCTGCGGAACGGTAACGGACCCAGCCCCAGCTCTGTGTGGAACCTCGACCCAAGCCAGGTCGAGGCTGGCGGAACTAGGGCTGTCCTCAAGTGCCCCGTTAGCTGGAGTGGTGACCACCGTGTTCTTGAGGGGGCCGAGTTGATCGCGTTCACCGAGACGTGGAAGCGGTTTGTTGAGCAGCCATGGCTGTGGCTCGAGGTGTAA
- the sed5 gene encoding uncharacterized protein (Syntaxin-5 N-terminal, Sly1p-binding domain), with amino-acid sequence MSPRDRTAEFHSALSSIRARTAVPAKRDAVKAPLLPQGASASKSEFGRLAGNIAKDINATTLKLQKLAQLAKRKTLFDDRPIEISELTYIIRQDIASLNTQIASLQAYVRAQKGGKGKQQVEEHNSNVVMMLQSRLANMGLGFKDVLELRTQNMKASKDRTEQFMHTASNAAVLPPAKDSLLFSGSSTPGGAEDRKGKSRAPPDSGNDFLALNIDGPQGGDYMQTQLVEQQDNYIQSRSTAIESIESTIAELGQIFSQLANMVAEQRETVQRIDADVTDISANVSGAQRELLKYYASISSNRWLMLKIFGVLIIFFLVFILVS; translated from the exons atgTCCCCCCGCGACCGTACCGCCGAGTTCCACTCGGCTCTCTCGAGTATCCGCGCACGCACAGCCGTGCCAGCCAAGCGCGATGCGGTAAAGGCACCCCTCCTGCCGCAGGGAGCTAGTGCGAGCAAGTCGGAATTCGGGCGACTGGCAGGCAACATCGCAAAGGACATTAATGCGACGACGCTCAAGTTGCAGAAACTAGCGCAGT tggCCAAGCGCAAAACGCTCTTCGACGACCGGCCCATCGAAATCTCGGAACTGACCTACATCATCCGACAGGACATTGCGTCGCTCAACACGCAAATTGCCAGTTTGCAAGCCTATGTCCGCGCACAGaagggcggcaagggcaagcagcaggtcgaggagcacAATTCCAACGTCGTCATGATGCTCCAGTCGCGTCTGGCGAATATGGGCCTGGGCTTCAAGGACGTGCTTGAACTGCGTACGCAGAATATGAAGGCGAGCAAAGACCGGACAGAGCAGTTTATGCACACGGCGAGTAATGCGGCTGTGCTGCCGCCGGCGAAGG actctctcctcttctcggGGAGCAGCACCCCAGGAGGAGCCGAAGACAGGAAGGGCAAGTCCCGAGCACCGCCAGACTCGGGCAACGACTTTCTCGCGCTCAACATCGACGGACCACAGGGCGGCGACTATATGCAGACACAGCTGGTGGAACAGCAG GACAATTATATCCAGTCCCGCTCGACTGCCATCGAGAGCATCGAGAGCACAatcgccgagctgggccaGATCTTCTCGCAGCTTGCCAACATGGTCGCAGAGCAACGCGAAACAGTACAGCGCATCGACGCAGACGTCACAGACATTTCCGCAAACGTGTCGGGCGCACAGCGCGAACTGCTCAAGTACTATGCGAGCATCAGCAGTAATCGCTGGCTCATGCTCAAGATCTTCGGCGTGTTGATCATCTTC TTCCTCGTCTTCATCCTGGTCTCATAG